One region of Mus musculus strain C57BL/6J chromosome 15, GRCm38.p6 C57BL/6J genomic DNA includes:
- the Mapk15 gene encoding mitogen-activated protein kinase 15 isoform X8, whose product MCAAEVDRHVAQRYLIKRRLGKGAYGIVWKAMDRRTGEVVAIKKIFDAFRDQIDAQRTFREIMLLKEFGGHPNIIRLLDVIPAKNDRDIYLVFESMDTDLNAVIQKGRLLKDIHKRCIFYQLLRATKFIHSGRVIHRDQKPANVLLDSACRVKLCDFGLARSLGDLPEGPGGQALTEYVATRWYRAPEVLLSSRWYTPGVDMWSLGCILGEMLRGQPLFPGTSTFHQLELILKTIPLPSMEELQDLGSDYSALILQNLGSRPQQTLDALLPPDTPPEALDLLKRLLAFAPDKRLSAEQALQHPYVQRFHCPDREWARESDVRLPVHEGDQLSAPEYRKRLYQIILEQSGNSRSPREEGLGVVASRAELRASPARTQSLKSGVLPQVPAETPARKRGPKPPRSPGHDPEHKFAGRAQTPCSNFRRQEGGKGPQGPQGSHPRHPQG is encoded by the exons ATGTGTGCTGCCGAGGTGGACCGTCATGTAGCCCAGAGATACCTGATCAAGCGGAGGCTTGGGAAGGGG GCCTATGGCATTGTGTGGAAGGCCATGGACCGGAGGACTGGCGAGGTTGTGGCCATCAAGAAAATCTTTGATGCCTTTAGGGACCAGATAGATGCTCAG AGGACCTTCCGTGAGATTATGCTTCTCAAG GAGTTTGGAGGCCATCCCAACATCATCCGCCTGCTTGATGTAATCCCAGCGAAGAATGACAGGGATATTTACCTGGTGTTTGAGTCCATGG ACACCGACCTGAATGCAGTCATCCAGAAGGGCAGACTACTGAAGGACATCCACAAGCGGTGCATCTTTTACCAGCTCCTGAGAGCCACCAAGTTTATCCATTCAGGGCGCGTCATCCATCGGGATCAGAAG CCAGCCAATGTTCTACTGGATTCTGCTTGCCGGGTGAAACTCTGTGACTTTGGCCTGGCACGCTCCCTCGGTGACCTCCCTGAGGGGCCTGGGGGTCAGGCCCTGACAGAGTATGTGGCCACACGCTGGTACCGAGCTCCAGAGGTGCTTCTGTCTTCCCGATG GTATACCCCTGGGGTGGACATGTGGAGCCTGGGCTGCATATTAGGAGAGATGCTTCGAGGGCAGCCACTGTTTCCCGGGACATCTACTTTCCACCAGCTGGAGCTGATCCTGAAGACCATCCCATTGCCTTCCATGGAGG AGCTCCAGGACCTTGGCTCAGACTACAGTGCTTTGATTCTGCAGAATCTTGGGTCCAG GCCACAGCAGACGCTGGACGCCCTCCTGCCGCCAGACACCCCCCCAGAAGCCCTGGACCTCCTCAAGCGACTCTTGGCGTTTGCTCCGGACAAGCGCCTTAGTGCAGAGCAGGCGCTGCAACACCCCTACGTGCAGAG ATTCCATTGCCCCGACCGCGAGTGGGCACGGGAGTCCGACGTGCGGCTCCCGGTGCACGAAGGAGACCAGCTCTCTGCACCAGAGTATCGCAAACGCCTGTACCAG ATTATCCTGGAGCAAAGTGGGAACAGCCGCAGCCCTCGAGAGGAAGGCCTGGGGGTTGTGGCCTCGCGGGCTGAGCTCAGGGCTTCCCCGGCCCGGACGCAATCGCTCAAGTCGGGAGTCCTCCCCCAGGTCCCGGCGGAGACGCCAGCGCGAAAACGCGGACCCAAACCTCCGCGTAGCCCTGGTCATGATCCTGAGCAT
- the Mapk15 gene encoding mitogen-activated protein kinase 15 isoform X6: protein MCAAEVDRHVAQRYLIKRRLGKGAYGIVWKAMDRRTGEVVAIKKIFDAFRDQIDAQRTFREIMLLKEFGGHPNIIRLLDVIPAKNDRDIYLVFESMDTDLNAVIQKGRLLKDIHKRCIFYQLLRATKFIHSGRVIHRDQKPANVLLDSACRVKLCDFGLARSLGDLPEGPGGQALTEYVATRWYRAPEVLLSSRWYTPGVDMWSLGCILGEMLRGQPLFPGTSTFHQLELILKTIPLPSMEELQDLGSDYSALILQNLGSRIYTRRKAEVTDRRFRAGGALERRRQAAARRPQQTLDALLPPDTPPEALDLLKRLLAFAPDKRLSAEQALQHPYVQRFHCPDREWARESDVRLPVHEGDQLSAPEYRKRLYQIILEQSGNSRSPREEGLGVVASRAELRASPARTQSLKSGVLPQVPAETPARKRGPKPPRSPGHDPEHVGEDSSEGDGAVPDFTGRGSGGQSGSDPQ from the exons ATGTGTGCTGCCGAGGTGGACCGTCATGTAGCCCAGAGATACCTGATCAAGCGGAGGCTTGGGAAGGGG GCCTATGGCATTGTGTGGAAGGCCATGGACCGGAGGACTGGCGAGGTTGTGGCCATCAAGAAAATCTTTGATGCCTTTAGGGACCAGATAGATGCTCAG AGGACCTTCCGTGAGATTATGCTTCTCAAG GAGTTTGGAGGCCATCCCAACATCATCCGCCTGCTTGATGTAATCCCAGCGAAGAATGACAGGGATATTTACCTGGTGTTTGAGTCCATGG ACACCGACCTGAATGCAGTCATCCAGAAGGGCAGACTACTGAAGGACATCCACAAGCGGTGCATCTTTTACCAGCTCCTGAGAGCCACCAAGTTTATCCATTCAGGGCGCGTCATCCATCGGGATCAGAAG CCAGCCAATGTTCTACTGGATTCTGCTTGCCGGGTGAAACTCTGTGACTTTGGCCTGGCACGCTCCCTCGGTGACCTCCCTGAGGGGCCTGGGGGTCAGGCCCTGACAGAGTATGTGGCCACACGCTGGTACCGAGCTCCAGAGGTGCTTCTGTCTTCCCGATG GTATACCCCTGGGGTGGACATGTGGAGCCTGGGCTGCATATTAGGAGAGATGCTTCGAGGGCAGCCACTGTTTCCCGGGACATCTACTTTCCACCAGCTGGAGCTGATCCTGAAGACCATCCCATTGCCTTCCATGGAGG AGCTCCAGGACCTTGGCTCAGACTACAGTGCTTTGATTCTGCAGAATCTTGGGTCCAG GATTTACacaaggagaaaagcagaggtCACAGACAGAAGGTTCCGTGCGGGTGGGGCCCTAGAGAGGAGACGACAGGCGGCTGCCCGCAGGCCACAGCAGACGCTGGACGCCCTCCTGCCGCCAGACACCCCCCCAGAAGCCCTGGACCTCCTCAAGCGACTCTTGGCGTTTGCTCCGGACAAGCGCCTTAGTGCAGAGCAGGCGCTGCAACACCCCTACGTGCAGAG ATTCCATTGCCCCGACCGCGAGTGGGCACGGGAGTCCGACGTGCGGCTCCCGGTGCACGAAGGAGACCAGCTCTCTGCACCAGAGTATCGCAAACGCCTGTACCAG ATTATCCTGGAGCAAAGTGGGAACAGCCGCAGCCCTCGAGAGGAAGGCCTGGGGGTTGTGGCCTCGCGGGCTGAGCTCAGGGCTTCCCCGGCCCGGACGCAATCGCTCAAGTCGGGAGTCCTCCCCCAGGTCCCGGCGGAGACGCCAGCGCGAAAACGCGGACCCAAACCTCCGCGTAGCCCTGGTCATGATCCTGAGCATGTGG
- the Mapk15 gene encoding mitogen-activated protein kinase 15 isoform X14: MCAAEVDRHVAQRYLIKRRLGKGAYGIVWKAMDRRTGEVVAIKKIFDAFRDQIDAQRTFREIMLLKEFGGHPNIIRLLDVIPAKNDRDIYLVFESMDTDLNAVIQKGRLLKDIHKRCIFYQLLRATKFIHSGRVIHRDQKPANVLLDSACRVKLCDFGLARSLGDLPEGPGGQALTEYVATRWYRAPEVLLSSRWYTPGVDMWSLGCILGEMLRGQPLFPGTSTFHQLELILKTIPLPSMEELQDLGSDYSALILQNLGSREETTGGCPQATADAGRPPAARHPPRSPGPPQATLGVCSGQAP; the protein is encoded by the exons ATGTGTGCTGCCGAGGTGGACCGTCATGTAGCCCAGAGATACCTGATCAAGCGGAGGCTTGGGAAGGGG GCCTATGGCATTGTGTGGAAGGCCATGGACCGGAGGACTGGCGAGGTTGTGGCCATCAAGAAAATCTTTGATGCCTTTAGGGACCAGATAGATGCTCAG AGGACCTTCCGTGAGATTATGCTTCTCAAG GAGTTTGGAGGCCATCCCAACATCATCCGCCTGCTTGATGTAATCCCAGCGAAGAATGACAGGGATATTTACCTGGTGTTTGAGTCCATGG ACACCGACCTGAATGCAGTCATCCAGAAGGGCAGACTACTGAAGGACATCCACAAGCGGTGCATCTTTTACCAGCTCCTGAGAGCCACCAAGTTTATCCATTCAGGGCGCGTCATCCATCGGGATCAGAAG CCAGCCAATGTTCTACTGGATTCTGCTTGCCGGGTGAAACTCTGTGACTTTGGCCTGGCACGCTCCCTCGGTGACCTCCCTGAGGGGCCTGGGGGTCAGGCCCTGACAGAGTATGTGGCCACACGCTGGTACCGAGCTCCAGAGGTGCTTCTGTCTTCCCGATG GTATACCCCTGGGGTGGACATGTGGAGCCTGGGCTGCATATTAGGAGAGATGCTTCGAGGGCAGCCACTGTTTCCCGGGACATCTACTTTCCACCAGCTGGAGCTGATCCTGAAGACCATCCCATTGCCTTCCATGGAGG AGCTCCAGGACCTTGGCTCAGACTACAGTGCTTTGATTCTGCAGAATCTTGGGTCCAG AGAGGAGACGACAGGCGGCTGCCCGCAGGCCACAGCAGACGCTGGACGCCCTCCTGCCGCCAGACACCCCCCCAGAAGCCCTGGACCTCCTCAAGCGACTCTTGGCGTTTGCTCCGGACAAGCGCCTTAG
- the Mapk15 gene encoding mitogen-activated protein kinase 15 isoform X15: MCAAEVDRHVAQRYLIKRRLGKGAYGIVWKAMDRRTGEVVAIKKIFDAFRDQIDAQRTFREIMLLKEFGGHPNIIRLLDVIPAKNDRDIYLVFESMDTDLNAVIQKGRLLKDIHKRCIFYQLLRATKFIHSGRVIHRDQKPANVLLDSACRVKLCDFGLARSLGDLPEGPGGQALTEYVATRWYRAPEVLLSSRWYTPGVDMWSLGCILGEMLRGQPLFPGTSTFHQLELILKTIPLPSMEELQDLGSDYSALILQNLGSRHPPRSPGPPQATLGVCSGQAP; encoded by the exons ATGTGTGCTGCCGAGGTGGACCGTCATGTAGCCCAGAGATACCTGATCAAGCGGAGGCTTGGGAAGGGG GCCTATGGCATTGTGTGGAAGGCCATGGACCGGAGGACTGGCGAGGTTGTGGCCATCAAGAAAATCTTTGATGCCTTTAGGGACCAGATAGATGCTCAG AGGACCTTCCGTGAGATTATGCTTCTCAAG GAGTTTGGAGGCCATCCCAACATCATCCGCCTGCTTGATGTAATCCCAGCGAAGAATGACAGGGATATTTACCTGGTGTTTGAGTCCATGG ACACCGACCTGAATGCAGTCATCCAGAAGGGCAGACTACTGAAGGACATCCACAAGCGGTGCATCTTTTACCAGCTCCTGAGAGCCACCAAGTTTATCCATTCAGGGCGCGTCATCCATCGGGATCAGAAG CCAGCCAATGTTCTACTGGATTCTGCTTGCCGGGTGAAACTCTGTGACTTTGGCCTGGCACGCTCCCTCGGTGACCTCCCTGAGGGGCCTGGGGGTCAGGCCCTGACAGAGTATGTGGCCACACGCTGGTACCGAGCTCCAGAGGTGCTTCTGTCTTCCCGATG GTATACCCCTGGGGTGGACATGTGGAGCCTGGGCTGCATATTAGGAGAGATGCTTCGAGGGCAGCCACTGTTTCCCGGGACATCTACTTTCCACCAGCTGGAGCTGATCCTGAAGACCATCCCATTGCCTTCCATGGAGG AGCTCCAGGACCTTGGCTCAGACTACAGTGCTTTGATTCTGCAGAATCTTGGGTCCAG ACACCCCCCCAGAAGCCCTGGACCTCCTCAAGCGACTCTTGGCGTTTGCTCCGGACAAGCGCCTTAG